The following proteins are co-located in the Deinococcus metallilatus genome:
- a CDS encoding heme lyase CcmF/NrfE family subunit yields MLNLISFQASALGALGQLALLAALAFTLGGTWLALVGGLKADTRATEAARRAVWAVFALVSLASLTLMAALLRDDFSVRYVAEHSMRASPTWVKVTDLWGALEGSILLWAWLLAGYAFVLSLTVRRDALRPWALGAMFVSLLFFVGVCATIASPFIPLAQVPADGLGPNPALQNHWMMAVHPVLLYLGFVGLSVPFAYAVAALVTGRLSDHWVVVTRRWTLVAWAFLTAAIVAGGWWSYETLGWGGYWAWDPVENASFIPWLLTTAFLHSVQIQERRGLMRSWNVWLIVLAYASTVLGTFLNRSGIVQSVHAFAGGPVGPVFLGFLAFLLILGIGLTAWRTPYLRDEADPPAPVSREGAFLAGNWLFLVFAVMVLVGTLFPTVVEAVQGRRDASVGPAFYNAFAIPLGLGLLLLMGVGPLLPWRRADGQSFWRALRPLLLAGLGAALVAFVLGVRAWGVLGTVALATYNLVGLGLLTARAVKQRGGGLAGLVREQPRRYGAYLAHVGLIVVALGIAFSGTYRRDAQATLNVGAAPVKLLNETLALQGTRQVAKPYGQSTVARVLIDGQPFEARLNTYVQAGGTAFPAPAVRYGPLGDTYLVVTAFDPQGKWASVRLIESPLVPWIWWGTLIVVLGAGLTLVPPRRVTARVPVVRTAPATD; encoded by the coding sequence ATGCTGAACCTGATCTCCTTTCAAGCGAGCGCGCTGGGGGCGCTGGGCCAGCTCGCGCTGCTGGCGGCGCTGGCCTTCACGCTGGGCGGAACATGGCTGGCGCTGGTGGGCGGTCTGAAGGCGGACACGCGGGCGACGGAAGCCGCGCGGCGCGCGGTCTGGGCCGTCTTCGCCCTGGTCAGCCTCGCCTCGCTGACGCTGATGGCCGCGCTGCTGCGCGACGACTTCAGCGTGCGGTACGTGGCCGAGCATTCCATGCGGGCCTCGCCCACCTGGGTGAAGGTGACCGACCTGTGGGGCGCGCTGGAAGGCTCCATCCTGCTGTGGGCCTGGCTGCTGGCCGGATATGCCTTCGTCCTCAGCCTGACGGTGCGGCGCGACGCGCTGCGGCCCTGGGCGCTGGGGGCAATGTTCGTCAGCCTGCTCTTTTTCGTGGGCGTGTGCGCGACCATTGCCAGCCCCTTTATCCCGCTGGCGCAGGTTCCCGCCGACGGCCTGGGTCCGAATCCCGCGCTGCAAAACCACTGGATGATGGCCGTTCACCCGGTCCTGCTGTACCTGGGCTTCGTGGGCCTGAGCGTGCCCTTCGCCTACGCGGTCGCCGCGCTCGTCACCGGGCGCCTCTCGGACCACTGGGTCGTGGTGACGCGGCGCTGGACGCTGGTCGCGTGGGCCTTCCTGACCGCCGCGATTGTGGCGGGTGGGTGGTGGAGTTACGAGACGCTGGGCTGGGGCGGCTACTGGGCCTGGGACCCGGTGGAGAATGCGTCCTTCATTCCCTGGCTGCTGACCACCGCCTTCCTGCATTCGGTGCAGATTCAGGAGCGGCGCGGGCTGATGCGGTCGTGGAACGTGTGGCTGATCGTGCTGGCCTATGCGAGCACGGTGCTGGGTACCTTCCTGAACCGCTCCGGGATCGTGCAGAGCGTCCACGCCTTCGCGGGGGGACCGGTGGGGCCGGTGTTCCTGGGGTTCCTGGCCTTCCTGCTGATTCTGGGCATTGGCCTCACGGCCTGGCGCACGCCTTACCTGCGCGACGAGGCCGACCCGCCCGCCCCGGTCAGCCGCGAGGGGGCCTTCCTGGCCGGGAACTGGCTGTTTCTGGTCTTCGCGGTGATGGTGCTGGTGGGGACGCTGTTTCCGACCGTCGTGGAGGCGGTGCAGGGGCGGCGGGACGCTTCCGTTGGTCCGGCCTTCTACAACGCCTTCGCGATTCCGCTGGGGCTGGGGCTGCTGCTGCTGATGGGTGTGGGGCCGCTGCTGCCCTGGCGGCGGGCGGACGGGCAGAGCTTCTGGCGGGCACTGCGGCCCCTGCTGCTGGCGGGGCTGGGGGCGGCGCTGGTGGCCTTTGTGCTGGGCGTGCGGGCCTGGGGCGTGCTGGGGACGGTCGCGCTCGCCACGTACAACCTCGTCGGCCTGGGGCTGCTCACCGCGCGGGCCGTGAAGCAGCGGGGCGGCGGTCTGGCTGGGCTGGTGCGCGAGCAGCCCCGGCGGTACGGTGCTTACCTGGCACACGTCGGGCTGATCGTGGTGGCGCTGGGCATCGCCTTTTCGGGGACGTACCGGCGGGACGCGCAGGCCACGCTGAATGTCGGCGCGGCTCCCGTGAAGTTGCTGAACGAGACGCTGGCGCTGCAAGGCACCCGTCAAGTTGCCAAGCCCTACGGACAGTCCACCGTCGCGCGGGTCCTGATCGACGGGCAGCCCTTCGAGGCGCGGCTGAATACTTACGTGCAAGCGGGCGGAACCGCTTTCCCCGCGCCCGCCGTCCGCTACGGCCCGCTGGGCGACACCTATCTGGTGGTGACGGCCTTCGACCCGCAGGGCAAGTGGGCCAGCGTGCGCCTGATCGAGAGTCCGCTGGTGCCCTGGATCTGGTGGGGCACGCTGATCGTGGTGCTGGGTGCGGGCCTGACGCTGGTGCCACCCCGCCGGGTGACGGCGCGCGTGCCGGTCGTGCGGACGGCTCCAGCGACCGACTGA
- a CDS encoding TlpA family protein disulfide reductase: MTEIPSPPKTSAPAPLWRRLLPPLFAAALVAVLGAALLNPSRNATDGGPLIGKPAPDFTLTSLDGTRVSLASLRGRPVVLNFWASWCGPCREEAPLFRELSERQGAGQGLAVVGILFSETNERSARDFIREYALAYPTLKDPGINTGVNYGVSGVPETVFIDRGGIVRHMDRGGLTRERLNVGLEKIGVPAL; the protein is encoded by the coding sequence ATGACTGAGATTCCTTCCCCTCCCAAAACCTCCGCCCCGGCTCCGCTGTGGCGGCGGCTGCTCCCCCCGCTGTTCGCCGCCGCTCTGGTCGCCGTGCTGGGCGCGGCCCTGCTGAATCCCTCCAGGAACGCCACCGACGGTGGGCCGCTGATCGGGAAACCCGCCCCGGACTTCACCCTCACCAGTCTGGACGGCACCCGGGTCAGCCTCGCTTCCCTGCGGGGCCGCCCGGTCGTGCTGAACTTCTGGGCCTCGTGGTGCGGGCCGTGCCGCGAGGAAGCGCCGCTGTTCCGCGAACTCAGCGAACGGCAGGGGGCGGGGCAGGGCCTCGCCGTGGTCGGCATTCTCTTCTCGGAAACGAATGAGCGCAGCGCCCGCGACTTCATCCGCGAGTACGCCCTGGCCTACCCCACCCTGAAAGATCCCGGCATCAACACCGGCGTCAACTACGGTGTGTCGGGCGTCCCCGAGACGGTATTTATCGACCGAGGCGGCATCGTGCGGCACATGGACCGGGGCGGGCTGACCCGCGAGCGGCTGAACGTGGGCCTGGAGAAAATCGGGGTGCCCGCGCTGTGA
- a CDS encoding cytochrome c-type biogenesis protein: protein MASTSHRRRATGLLFCLLLMASPALAAAPTLTPQQEARAEAIGRNLRCPLCDTGESIAESRSDISVKMRASVREQVAAGRSDGQIYDYFAQRYGNFVLLDPPKQGRNLLLWGAPLAALAVGGAVLWGFLGRRRPAGEAAPAAVPTPEEPFDTYLAEVRRQTRRDGDKA from the coding sequence GTGGCCTCCACAAGCCACAGGCGACGAGCGACAGGCCTTCTTTTCTGCCTTCTGCTCATGGCCTCCCCCGCCCTCGCCGCGGCCCCCACCCTGACCCCGCAGCAGGAGGCGCGGGCGGAGGCGATTGGGCGCAATCTGCGGTGCCCGCTGTGCGACACGGGGGAATCCATCGCGGAGTCAAGGAGTGACATCAGCGTGAAGATGCGGGCCTCGGTGCGCGAGCAGGTGGCGGCGGGGCGGAGTGACGGGCAGATCTACGACTACTTCGCGCAGCGGTACGGCAATTTCGTGCTGCTCGACCCGCCGAAGCAGGGACGCAACCTGCTGCTGTGGGGCGCGCCGCTCGCCGCGCTGGCGGTGGGGGGCGCAGTGCTGTGGGGCTTCCTGGGGCGCAGACGCCCGGCGGGTGAGGCGGCCCCGGCGGCCGTGCCGACCCCCGAGGAGCCGTTTGACACCTACCTCGCGGAAGTGCGGCGCCAGACGCGGCGGGATGGGGACAAAGCATGA
- a CDS encoding c-type cytochrome codes for MILSLTLLALIVLVSLWLVLEPLRASAPTDPDVAERERLIAERDHLYAELATLEDEKRRPDLERRAALTLRALDALPPAPRRGRTRTLALAGIAAAALVTVAGALTFVPRWQLASLNPGEAQNVRNVLALPDLRRRAETTGDKAAYMAWGKAAFDSGQYAQAVTAYGNALKLDPRQPEALRRLGILLLTRPEQTGQTLKPEDAAQAFLLIRTAAQLAPQDPESQLLLGFALARFGQDADALTALERYRTLDPSGRDADELITALRARQNETDPGLRVYAASCASCHGPEGGGGLGPSLRVSTLTRDAMRDIILHGKGAMPAFPDLRGADLNALLNVLERWQKAGK; via the coding sequence ATGATCCTGAGTCTGACGCTGCTGGCCCTGATCGTGCTGGTATCGCTGTGGCTGGTGCTGGAGCCGCTGCGGGCCTCGGCGCCCACCGACCCGGACGTGGCGGAGCGGGAGCGCCTGATCGCGGAACGCGACCACCTCTACGCCGAACTCGCCACGCTGGAGGACGAGAAGCGCCGCCCCGACCTGGAACGCCGCGCGGCGCTGACCCTGCGGGCGCTGGACGCCCTGCCGCCCGCGCCCCGCCGGGGTCGCACGCGCACGCTGGCGCTGGCCGGAATCGCGGCAGCCGCCCTGGTGACGGTGGCCGGGGCGCTGACCTTCGTGCCGCGCTGGCAGCTCGCGTCGCTGAATCCGGGGGAGGCGCAGAACGTCCGGAACGTGCTGGCGCTGCCGGACCTGCGCCGCAGGGCCGAGACGACGGGGGACAAGGCCGCCTATATGGCCTGGGGCAAGGCCGCCTTCGACTCCGGGCAGTACGCCCAGGCCGTCACCGCCTACGGCAACGCGCTGAAACTCGATCCCCGGCAGCCGGAGGCGCTGCGCCGTCTGGGCATCCTGCTGCTGACGCGGCCCGAGCAGACCGGGCAGACGCTGAAGCCGGAGGACGCGGCCCAGGCGTTCCTCCTCATCCGCACGGCGGCGCAACTCGCGCCCCAGGACCCGGAATCGCAACTGCTGCTGGGCTTCGCGCTGGCCCGCTTCGGACAGGACGCGGACGCGCTGACGGCGCTGGAACGCTACCGGACCCTGGACCCATCAGGGCGCGACGCCGACGAACTGATCACCGCCCTCCGCGCCCGCCAGAACGAGACGGACCCCGGCCTGCGGGTGTACGCGGCCAGTTGCGCGAGCTGTCACGGTCCTGAGGGAGGCGGCGGCCTCGGCCCCAGCCTGCGGGTGTCCACCCTCACGCGGGACGCCATGCGCGACATCATCCTGCACGGCAAGGGAGCGATGCCCGCCTTTCCCGACCTGAGGGGAGCCGACCTGAACGCCCTGCTGAACGTGCTGGAACGCTGGCAGAAAGCAGGCAAGTGA
- a CDS encoding Rieske 2Fe-2S domain-containing protein, whose protein sequence is MNLSRRDLLERWWVLPVAGTLGAFGYMGWYATHVTFGKEGVGAPNFQPGEPVRVAARSALEKDWAEVQFTYANRPCTLLRLPQPVPGGLSVGDVHYAAFSRVCTHLGCTVNLVRDPEVLAFAYNYRPPGSAAHPELGCPCHFSVFDPLQAGEAVFGKANAPLPRVRLEARGGVLYATGIEPAPSPGG, encoded by the coding sequence GTGAACCTCAGCCGCCGTGACCTGCTGGAACGCTGGTGGGTCCTGCCGGTGGCGGGCACGCTGGGCGCGTTCGGCTACATGGGCTGGTACGCCACGCACGTGACGTTCGGAAAGGAGGGCGTGGGGGCACCCAACTTCCAGCCGGGCGAACCCGTGCGCGTCGCTGCCCGCTCGGCGCTGGAAAAGGACTGGGCCGAGGTCCAGTTCACCTACGCCAACCGGCCCTGTACCCTGCTGCGGCTCCCTCAACCCGTGCCGGGCGGCCTGAGCGTGGGGGATGTCCACTACGCCGCCTTCAGCCGGGTCTGCACGCATTTGGGCTGTACCGTCAATCTGGTGCGTGACCCGGAGGTGCTGGCCTTCGCCTACAACTACCGTCCGCCAGGGAGTGCCGCCCACCCCGAGCTGGGCTGCCCCTGCCACTTCAGCGTGTTCGACCCGCTTCAGGCGGGCGAGGCGGTGTTCGGCAAGGCGAATGCGCCCCTCCCCCGTGTGCGGCTGGAAGCGCGCGGCGGCGTCCTGTACGCGACGGGGATAGAACCTGCGCCTTCCCCGGGGGGATAG
- the hisH gene encoding imidazole glycerol phosphate synthase subunit HisH — protein sequence MSARPPEVLLLDYGAGNVRSAAKALERAGMTVRVSGDPADVPHAPALVVPGQGHFRQVMEAFGTSGFHGPVLDAARAGTPLLGICVGMQMLLTDSEEAPGTPGLNLIPGTVRRFEPVPERKVPQMGWNSLDRVGDSPLLRDLACPAYAYFVHSYYVPLDVDVDAGAVTEYGVPFWAAFSRDNIHATQFHPEKSGAVGLAILERFRRHVLEG from the coding sequence GTGAGCGCCCGCCCTCCCGAAGTCCTCCTCCTCGATTACGGCGCGGGGAATGTCCGCAGCGCGGCGAAGGCCCTGGAACGCGCCGGGATGACCGTGCGCGTCTCCGGCGACCCCGCCGACGTGCCGCACGCGCCCGCCCTGGTGGTCCCCGGCCAGGGCCACTTCCGGCAGGTGATGGAGGCGTTCGGCACCAGCGGCTTTCACGGCCCCGTGCTGGACGCGGCCCGGGCGGGGACACCCTTACTGGGCATCTGCGTGGGGATGCAGATGTTGCTGACCGACTCCGAGGAAGCGCCCGGCACGCCCGGCCTCAACCTGATCCCCGGCACCGTCCGCCGGTTCGAGCCGGTGCCCGAGCGCAAGGTGCCGCAGATGGGCTGGAACAGCCTTGACCGGGTGGGGGACAGCCCGCTGCTGCGGGACCTCGCCTGCCCGGCCTATGCCTACTTCGTGCACTCGTATTACGTGCCGCTGGACGTGGATGTGGACGCGGGGGCCGTCACCGAATACGGCGTGCCCTTCTGGGCGGCCTTCAGCCGGGACAACATCCACGCCACGCAGTTTCACCCGGAAAAAAGTGGGGCGGTCGGCCTCGCCATTCTGGAGCGGTTCCGGCGGCACGTGCTGGAGGGTTGA
- the hisB gene encoding imidazoleglycerol-phosphate dehydratase HisB has product MARTATDRSATVRRTTSETDITVTLDLDSAVSTPPATGHGFLDHMLDALARHGRIGLSVQGTGDLHIEPHHLVEDVGITLGQALNQALGDRRGIERYGSAFVPMDETLAHVVLDLSGRAHLAFEPEKLDVWGNAGGMTHYHLREFLRGLTNHAGITLHVRLLAGREAHHVIEAIVKALARALRDAVRVTSEELASTKGTL; this is encoded by the coding sequence ATGGCCCGCACCGCCACCGACCGCAGCGCCACAGTTCGCCGCACGACCAGTGAGACGGACATCACTGTCACGCTGGACCTGGATTCGGCCGTCTCCACGCCGCCCGCCACCGGGCATGGGTTTCTCGACCATATGCTCGATGCGCTCGCGCGGCACGGGCGGATCGGGCTGAGCGTGCAGGGAACGGGTGACCTGCACATCGAACCGCATCATCTGGTGGAGGACGTGGGGATCACGCTGGGGCAGGCGCTGAACCAGGCGCTGGGCGACCGCCGGGGCATCGAACGGTACGGCAGCGCCTTCGTGCCGATGGACGAGACGCTGGCCCACGTCGTGCTGGACCTCTCGGGCCGCGCCCACCTCGCTTTCGAGCCGGAGAAGCTGGACGTGTGGGGGAATGCGGGTGGCATGACGCATTACCATCTGCGCGAGTTCCTGCGGGGATTGACGAACCATGCCGGGATCACCCTGCACGTGCGCCTGCTCGCGGGCCGCGAGGCGCATCACGTCATCGAGGCCATCGTGAAGGCCCTCGCCCGCGCGCTGCGGGACGCGGTGCGGGTCACGTCGGAGGAGCTGGCGAGCACGAAGGGGACGTTGTGA
- a CDS encoding S8 family peptidase, with the protein MNSRIALATLGLTLLLAACGQQTASTPTDAAQASTPDRGNRTAPLLGTSNPDAVPGQYIVVFSSGAVTANLGAQDAGALVRTLGLDPQGVTVQHIYTQALSGFAAKLSAQNLARLQADKRVKYIEQDGIMHATATQSGATWGIDRIDQRDLPLDGNYTYSTTASNVTAYIIDTGINTAHTSFGGRAVWGTNTTGDGNNSDCQGHGTHVAGTVGSSTWGVAKGVKLVAVKVLGCDGSGTNSGVIAGINWAVSNKSGPAVANMSLGGGASQAVDDAVSGATSQNLVMAVAGGNDNVDACTSSPARAASAITVGATTNTDARASYSNYGSCLDIFAPGSNITSAWIGSTTATNTISGTSMATPHVTGAAALILANNPSYTTAQVTSALLNNATTGKVTSAGTGSPNRLLYTGTGSTTPPPSGTTTTYSGSVSQGSSSWKPSTGGFSYAGGTLKGTLSGPSSTDFDLYLQKYNGSSWVDVAASEGSTSSESINYAAGSGTYRWEVYAYSGSGSYTLVETK; encoded by the coding sequence ATGAACTCACGTATTGCTCTCGCCACCCTCGGTCTGACGCTCCTGCTCGCGGCCTGTGGACAGCAGACAGCCAGCACGCCGACGGACGCTGCCCAGGCCAGCACGCCGGACCGCGGCAACCGCACCGCGCCGCTGCTCGGCACGAGCAACCCGGACGCGGTTCCCGGCCAGTACATCGTGGTCTTCAGCAGCGGCGCAGTCACGGCCAACCTGGGCGCGCAGGACGCGGGCGCTCTCGTCCGCACGCTGGGCCTCGATCCGCAGGGCGTCACCGTGCAGCACATCTACACCCAGGCGCTCAGTGGCTTTGCCGCCAAACTCAGCGCCCAGAACCTCGCCAGGCTCCAGGCCGACAAGCGCGTGAAGTACATCGAGCAGGACGGCATCATGCACGCCACGGCGACCCAGAGCGGCGCGACGTGGGGGATCGACCGCATTGACCAGCGCGACCTGCCGTTGGACGGCAACTACACCTACAGCACGACCGCCAGCAACGTCACCGCGTACATCATCGACACGGGCATCAACACGGCGCACACGTCCTTTGGCGGGCGGGCGGTCTGGGGCACCAACACCACCGGGGACGGCAACAACAGCGACTGCCAGGGCCACGGCACGCACGTGGCGGGCACGGTGGGCAGCAGCACCTGGGGCGTCGCCAAGGGCGTGAAGCTCGTCGCCGTGAAGGTGCTGGGCTGTGACGGCAGCGGCACGAACTCCGGCGTGATCGCGGGCATCAACTGGGCCGTGAGCAACAAGAGCGGCCCCGCCGTCGCGAACATGAGCCTGGGCGGCGGCGCCAGCCAAGCGGTCGATGACGCTGTGAGTGGCGCCACCAGTCAGAACCTCGTGATGGCCGTCGCGGGCGGCAACGACAACGTGGACGCCTGCACGAGCAGCCCGGCCCGCGCGGCCAGCGCCATCACGGTCGGCGCGACGACGAACACGGACGCCCGGGCCTCCTACAGCAACTACGGCTCCTGCCTCGACATCTTCGCGCCGGGCAGCAACATCACCAGCGCCTGGATCGGCAGCACCACCGCCACGAACACCATCAGCGGCACCAGCATGGCGACGCCCCACGTCACCGGCGCGGCCGCCCTGATCCTGGCGAACAACCCCTCGTACACCACCGCCCAGGTCACCAGCGCCCTGCTGAACAATGCCACGACCGGCAAGGTCACCTCGGCGGGAACCGGCAGCCCCAACCGCTTGCTGTACACCGGCACCGGCAGCACCACGCCCCCGCCCAGCGGCACCACGACCACCTACTCCGGCTCGGTCAGTCAGGGCAGCAGCAGTTGGAAGCCCAGCACGGGCGGCTTCAGCTACGCGGGCGGCACCCTCAAGGGCACGCTCAGCGGCCCCAGCAGCACCGACTTCGACCTGTACCTCCAGAAATACAACGGCAGCAGTTGGGTGGACGTGGCCGCCAGCGAGGGCAGCACCAGCAGCGAGAGCATCAACTACGCGGCGGGAAGCGGCACCTACCGCTGGGAGGTCTACGCCTACAGCGGCAGCGGCAGCTACACGCTGGTCGAGACGAAGTAA
- the ddrA gene encoding single-stranded DNA-binding protein DdrA, translating into MKLSDVQKRLQAPFPAHLVGWKPQAFTKDRSRALLLAYVDARAVQDRLDAICPDGWSFELEVIPGTATPTVKGRLTVLGVTREDIGEASDGEYGTLKAASSDALKRCAVQFGIGRYLYDLPKQWVEWNDAKREPAVTPELPEWARPDHERTPGGAHLVQAMEQLRYELPEDLELQREVYKHLKAALGSLHPATQGGQGRAA; encoded by the coding sequence ATGAAGTTGAGCGATGTTCAGAAACGACTCCAGGCTCCGTTTCCCGCTCACTTGGTGGGCTGGAAGCCCCAGGCATTCACCAAGGACCGCAGCCGCGCGCTGCTGCTGGCTTACGTGGATGCCCGCGCCGTCCAGGACCGCCTCGACGCCATATGCCCCGACGGCTGGAGCTTCGAGCTGGAGGTGATTCCGGGGACCGCGACGCCCACCGTCAAGGGCCGCCTGACCGTGCTGGGCGTGACCCGCGAGGACATCGGCGAGGCCAGCGACGGCGAGTACGGCACCCTCAAGGCCGCCTCCTCTGACGCGCTGAAACGCTGCGCGGTGCAGTTCGGCATCGGCCGTTACCTCTACGACCTGCCCAAGCAGTGGGTGGAATGGAACGACGCCAAACGCGAACCTGCCGTCACGCCCGAACTGCCCGAGTGGGCACGTCCCGATCACGAACGCACCCCCGGCGGCGCGCATCTGGTGCAGGCGATGGAGCAACTGAGGTACGAACTCCCCGAGGACCTGGAACTGCAACGCGAGGTCTACAAGCACCTCAAGGCCGCGCTGGGCAGCCTGCACCCCGCCACCCAGGGCGGGCAGGGGCGGGCCGCATGA